A DNA window from Microcystis aeruginosa NIES-843 contains the following coding sequences:
- a CDS encoding DUF4411 family protein, with product MADPFIIACAKIKDGCVITEEALKPNAAKIPTVCQHFSIDCTNVQGLMEREGWQF from the coding sequence TTATTATTGCCTGTGCCAAGATAAAAGACGGTTGCGTAATTACCGAAGAAGCCTTGAAGCCTAATGCTGCCAAAATTCCCACAGTCTGTCAACACTTTTCTATCGATTGTACCAATGTTCAGGGTTTAATGGAGCGGGAAGGTTGGCAATTTTAA
- a CDS encoding riboflavin synthase, whose protein sequence is MFTGLIQALATIRVVDTDRLYLSVSSDTIIQDLMIGDSVAVDGVCLTVEEILPEGFLATASPETLQRTTLGRRIHTETNVNLETSLRVGSKIGGHFVTGHVDGIGCLVESIIVANSWEMTFAAPSSLEEQWNNYIARYIVGKGSIAVNGISLTVADCDASGSWFKVAVIPHTYAETNLSHLKLGDWVNLEGDILGKYVEKLLGMRSYHAPSEISLEFLAEHGY, encoded by the coding sequence ATGTTTACAGGATTAATTCAAGCCTTGGCAACGATTCGGGTCGTGGATACCGATAGACTTTATTTGTCTGTATCCTCTGATACAATTATTCAAGATTTAATGATTGGTGATAGTGTGGCTGTGGATGGGGTTTGTTTGACAGTTGAGGAAATTCTCCCAGAGGGTTTTCTGGCCACCGCTTCCCCGGAAACCCTACAGCGCACTACTTTAGGACGAAGGATTCACACAGAAACCAACGTTAACCTAGAAACCTCTCTGCGGGTGGGTAGTAAAATCGGCGGTCATTTTGTCACTGGTCATGTGGACGGTATTGGCTGTTTAGTCGAATCGATAATCGTGGCTAATTCGTGGGAAATGACCTTTGCTGCCCCTAGTTCCCTAGAAGAGCAGTGGAATAACTACATAGCTCGTTATATCGTCGGTAAGGGCAGTATAGCTGTTAATGGCATTAGTTTAACCGTGGCCGATTGTGATGCCTCTGGCAGCTGGTTTAAAGTGGCAGTCATCCCCCACACCTACGCTGAAACCAATCTTTCCCATTTAAAATTAGGCGATTGGGTGAATCTAGAAGGGGATATTTTAGGCAAATATGTGGAAAAATTGCTAGGAATGCGCTCTTATCACGCTCCTAGCGAGATTAGTCTAGAATTTCTGGCTGAACATGGTTATTAG